GGTACATCTGGTTCCTCTTCTGCTTTTGAACATGTTTTCGTTGGGGAAATCAAGCAACATTGTGAGCAAGAAGTTGGTGGCTTCCACAATTGGCTTCAGGTGTGTTAATGTATCTTTTAATTGTTTGTCAATTCAACTAGGTTACTGCAATCATTAGTTCATGACCTGGTTTATTTTATACCATCGAGTTGTCTGGAAGCAATACTGAAATATAATAATTTTCTTAgaaaaacttttcatttacatcTGATGGAGCAAAATGGAAAAGGTTcattaaatttttgaaatgttggtTGCAATGCGTTGGTGATAGTTATATCCTCTTTACGTCTGAAgtatttaaaatatcaatttcTACTTGCTAGTATTTTAATATGTTGCCAACCCTTGTCACAAGCATACCTTAATACATTTTTGTTTTCAGAAGTTGATATTTAGGTGCCATGTAGTAGATGTGTATTGCTAATCCTTTATTACGTTTTCCAGTTTTACCTAGAAGAAGCAAAAGGATGTGTTGACTATCATGGTTATATATTACCCCGAAGACGTGGGGAAACTGTAAGTCTCAGTTTGACTTGTTTCTGTTTCTCTCTGCATCTACTGCATTTTATGCACTCTTCTAAGTTTTGCAATAaatggaagaaaaagaagaaagttcTTTGTAATCACATTTGATAAAGAATTGAAGTTCTAGATCATTGTAGTTAATAATATTAGGTTGAACTAGGAGGAAAACGTTGTTCACACCCACTTTCAATATTTAATATCACTCTGCATGTGTTTCTTTTGCAGCCTGACTCCGAGACACAGTTGCTAACAGTTCAGTTCGAATGGAATGGGGTTCTTAAATCCGTGTCAAGTACATTGGTTGGGGTGAGTCCTGAGTTTGAAATTGCTCTCTATACTCTGTGTTTCTTCGTGGGTGGAGAGGATAACTATGTACAGCTGGGTCCATACTCTGTTAACATCAAGTGCTACCGATTTGGAAATAAAATCGGTTCTGTATTTCCAATAGCAGAATGATGATTTTCAGCTCtgtgtgttattattattattgtccaGAAGCTACAGAAACACTGTAGACATCATGTTCATGTTACTGTCTAACTTTAGTTTATGATATATCATAACATATCTTTTACTTGGATCTTTTAACTTACAAAATTGATAATTATGATATGTGTAAAACTTACATGCTATGTTGATATGCATTCCCCTATAGCTTAATCTTTATGATGATTGAGGAATCAAAATCTGCATATAGTTCTGAACGAGTGAGTTTACCATGTGTTACTGGTTTGGAGAATTTCTGCCTAAGATTTCAACGAAATTGCGTCGTGCTTGGTCTTGACAGTGTTCCACCCTTAGGCTTAGAAGTTAATGGCCAAAGAACTGATTGTTGGTAAAATGGAAATAACTAAAGGAGACTTTGGCCTCACCCTTTCACACTCATTTGTAGTCATCAGCTGCACCTGtttgtttcttcttcttcttcttcattcttCTTTATTGTTGTTTTCATTTTTCATTCAAATGATAATTCTCAAACTTGTGTTGGTGAAGATTGATTAGAGAAAGGCTTTAGGGTGTTGTTTGATCAAGTTGGGGGGAATTGACTTGTGAAAATGATGTCATGGATTCTTTCTGTATCATTAAAAGGAATCAATCGTTCAGTGCCGTCTATATATTATATGCAGATGGAAAAATATCCTAAGCAGCCATTATCAACGTTGGTTGAAAATATCTTTTTTGAGGGTTCATCAGATATTTATAAAGGACCCCCTCTTTGAGCTAAGTTAAAAAGATCAAATTGCTAGCTTCTTGAGAACCCAAAACTTAAAATGGAAATATCTAACATGAAAGAGAGGACAGCAACTCTCTTCTTATCACCAACATGTTCATAGGTCAATTGTCTGCTTATAATATTTCACAGAAAACTATCCCTCTTTTTCTATTGATATCTTGATAAGAGTGTACTATGCCACAACTAGTTATGGCCGTTAGATGAACACACACACACGCACACAAAGTTGCAACGATTAACACaaaataatcacaaaataatCACAAAAAGAGATGAACATCAGTATGACAATTTCAAAGTGGTGTAATTTCATTAAATCATTCCTTTTGCTTTAATATGCTTCTGAAATAGTTGACTTCTGAGACATTCCAATTAAAGATGGTTTGTTCAATGTCTTAAATCTATACCTAATAAAACTGTCCTCTACGAGGAAAGAAATTAGGTAACCAACTTATGTTACTTAATTATCCAAAGCTGCTGGAAAGGACAGCAAAATGGCGTATCCAACATGTActcagagatgaaaataaagttgCGGATTTTCTTGCAAAAATGGATCGTAGTAAGGAAGACGTGTTAGTTCTGTCTGAACAACCTCTGTTAGGGGTTTTAGTTTAAGtctctgcaaaaaaaaaaaaaaaatccaaagctGATCACGTATTAAAAAAAACTGGGAAATTTTTGGGGGGATCTTGTTGGCATTGATTGTGAAAGAAAAGAGCAATGTCCCTACTTGAAATTTGAAATGTGAAACCAGTAGGGAAATGGGGTCGTTTTTCCCCTCTTTCTTCTGTCCACAACACTCACTTATATATGTATATCTATCAATTTGCTCCACAAAACACACGTAAATGGTGAGCATGAGAATTGAAGAACCTGATTGGCTCAAAATAGCTAAACCTCAATAGTCAATAGTCTTCCCCCATGCAAAACGCCAAACTTTAATCAGCCATTGACGTGTCTCCTCTTAGGCACCGACAACTCTGACACCTCATTTCTTGCATTTGCATCTTCATTTGTTTCCTTCCTCAAATCTCAAACCCACACATGGATGCTAAACCAGCTAGCCAACACGTATTGATGACATGGACGAATTTTGTTCCTATCTGCAACATTTAACATTTCTGATTCAACTGCTTGATTAAAGTACTGTTTAGCATATGATATATTAGTATAAATCATTTGGATATATCAATATAAATGGAAAGAAAATTCCAACAAAAAAAGAAAGCACAGACTTCAACTACAGCCACATGCATTTCCAAATGAAAACGGATTCTCCAATCTTCTTATCCTGAACCAACCAAAGCCAATGAAAATTGAAATCCTATTAACTTGTCAGCCACTAAAATTCTCATATGCAAATTAGAGGCTAACTGGTTTGCATTTTGCTAGATCATTTAGTTGTCAACCAAGCTAATAATTTTATTGTAAAGAGTTACTTATTATCACCAGTATGATTATTTTACATAACTGAAGAAAATATATAGAAAATTCACTTCATTCCCATGAATAAATGAATAAACTATTGATTAAGGCCTGTTTTTTATTCACCATGAGTTGTGCCATTAACAAGATTCAAAATATCTCTTCTAAAGATATTTCTATGTGTGCTTTAGTGTATGCCATTGCTACTTACTATTGCACATAACACTTGTTGGTAACTATTTTCCTTTTTATCCTATAACAAAGAACAACCAAATTGTGGATATATCCACCTTTAATAAGCAAAATAATCACCAAAACCTACACCCAAAGGCATTCAGTTGTTCCAAAAGAGGGTATTCGTGacctttaaaaacttaaaacttttaGGATCTTCATTTTGTGAAGCATGGACATGGAATGATCGCGTTTTAGATAATGACCTTTGAAAAGTTGAGGTGACTAGTTTGATCTTATGCACTTTTTCCCTTTTAAACGGAGCCCACCAATATTGTCTTCTTCTAAAGCTCTGACCCAAGGTTCATTTTATAAATGGATGTAACCCATCTTCATTCATTCCAATATCTGTTTTCCCTCTCTTCATTTACCAAAAAAACATGGCCTTAACATTACGTTCTTCTACTTCTTTCATCAAACTCAAAGAAACCAACAGCTTCAAAACTCCTGATGACTTCTTAGGCTCCATTTCTTTTGCTCAAATGAAGCCATCCTGCCGAATCCGAGCAAGGAATTCGATGTCGATGCAGGAAGCACCGCTGGTGCATGGGAAAATCTCGACCAAGGAAACCGAGAAGTTATACGGTCTAACAATTTCCCATGCTGAAAATAACTCAAAGGTACCTGTTTATGTGATGTTGCCACTAGACACAATAACTCTAGGGGGTAGCTTGAATAAGCCACGGGCAATGAACGCAAGTTTGATGGCCTTAAAGAGTGCAGGTGTCGAAGGGGTTATGGTTGATGCTTGGTGGGGCTTAGTAGAGAAAGATGGACCTTTAAACTACAACTGGGAAGGGTATGCTGAGCTTGTGAAAATGGTTGAAAAACATGGTCTAAAGCTCCAAGTTGTCATGTCGTTTCATCAGTGTGGCGGCAATGTTGGAGACTCTTGCAGGTATTATTTTAACATCCTGTGTTTCTGGTTTTTCTTCTACTGATAAAATTTGTGTACGTAAACCTGAAATTTTATCTGCTTGAATGTTTAGTATCCCATTGCCTCCATGGGTGCTTGAAGAAATCAGAAAAAACCCAGACCTTGTCTACACAGATAGATTGGGACGAAGGAATCCCGAGTACATTTCCTTGGGATGTGACTCAGTTCCTGTTCTCAGAGGAAGAACACCTATTCAAGCTTACACAGATTACATGAGGAGCTTCCGTGAGAGGTTCAGAGATTACTTGGGACGAGTTATTGTGGTATAGCATCTATAAAACTCAAACTACTACTGCTAGTTTAGCACAGGATACCTTAGTTTTATCCAAAATCTTATGAAATTCTACATATTATCTTTACTGGAAGATCTAGGACAGGCAAAACAGAAAATACagataaattttaagttttatatgATCCAATCATACACAAAGGCAACTGTTATAAAACTGATTGTGCTTATTCTGGGGAGAAATAGAAAACACGTAAACTCTGCAGCTAAATATCACAAGCAACAAGATGAATGAATATGAATGGGTGTAAGGAGATAGATTTAGATTAAAGAAAATAGATACTACAAAAGCGTCGTTATCGTTTCGTATTCATGTTATTTTTCAGTGTAGAATCCATCCAAATGATGGACCACAGACGCCTACCCAACATgtttaaaataccaaaatatgTCAAATATAAAAGTTTTGGCACTTTCGTTTCTTTACTCAAGTGGTGGATGATgatattcatttttattttattttttggaaGCTCTAGAAATCTAAATGTAATTTCTATTTCAGGAAATTCAAGTGGGGATGGGACCATGTGGGGAACTGAGATACCCATCTTATCCAGAAAGTAATGGAATGTGGAAATTTCCTGGAATTGGAGAGTTTCAGTGCTATGATAAGGTAAATTTTATGAACTAAATGAAGTTTCtcttttatttatgttttcaGATATAGCACATAACTTGAATGATCAAAACTTAGATATGGTAGATTCCTAATTCCTAAACAAGATAAAATGTTTTAACTTACAGTATATGAGAGCTTCCCTGGAAGCAGCGGCGGAAGCCATCGGGCAAAAAGACTGGGGAAAAGGTGGTCCACATGATTCTGGTCATTACAAGCAAGTTCCTGAAGAAACTGACTTCTTCAAAAGGGATGGAACATGGAACACCGAGTACGGACAGTTCTTCCTAGAATGGTACTCCAGGAAGCTACTCGAGCATGGAGACCGAATACTTGCGGCTGCAAAAGGAACATTCCATGGAACAGGAGCAAAACTATCAGCAAAGGTTGCTGGGATTCATTGGCATTACAGAACAAGGTCACATGCTGCTGAACTAACAGCTGGTTACTATAACACCAGACATCATGATGGTTACGTCCCAATAGCACAAATGTTCAGTAAACATGGAGTTGTTTTCAATTTCACTTGCATGGAAATGAGAGATGGGGAACAACCTGAATATGCAAACTGTTCACCCGAGGGATTAGTCCGGCAAGTAAAAATGGCAACAAAGATAGCCAGGGTCGAACTTGCCGGAGAAAATGCACTAGAGAGGTATGATGCTGGTTCATATGCACAGGTTTTGGCAACGAGTAGATCGGATTCAGGCAATGGATTGAGTGCATTTACATATTTAAGGATGAACAAAAGGTTGTTTGAAGG
This window of the Gossypium arboreum isolate Shixiya-1 chromosome 12, ASM2569848v2, whole genome shotgun sequence genome carries:
- the LOC108476977 gene encoding beta-amylase 3, chloroplastic isoform X1; the encoded protein is MALTLRSSTSFIKLKETNSFKTPDDFLGSISFAQMKPSCRIRARNSMSMQEAPLVHGKISTKETEKLYGLTISHAENNSKVPVYVMLPLDTITLGGSLNKPRAMNASLMALKSAGVEGVMVDAWWGLVEKDGPLNYNWEGYAELVKMVEKHGLKLQVVMSFHQCGGNVGDSCSIPLPPWVLEEIRKNPDLVYTDRLGRRNPEYISLGCDSVPVLRGRTPIQAYTDYMRSFRERFRDYLGRVIVEIQVGMGPCGELRYPSYPESNGMWKFPGIGEFQCYDKYMRASLEAAAEAIGQKDWGKGGPHDSGHYKQVPEETDFFKRDGTWNTEYGQFFLEWYSRKLLEHGDRILAAAKGTFHGTGAKLSAKVAGIHWHYRTRSHAAELTAGYYNTRHHDGYVPIAQMFSKHGVVFNFTCMEMRDGEQPEYANCSPEGLVRQVKMATKIARVELAGENALERYDAGSYAQVLATSRSDSGNGLSAFTYLRMNKRLFEGDNWRHLVEFVKNMSEGGRKISECDSRGTNLYIGFIKDKTVEKKEVALV
- the LOC108476977 gene encoding beta-amylase 3, chloroplastic isoform X2 encodes the protein MALTLRSSTSFIKLKETNSFKTPDDFLGSISFAQMKPSCRIRARNSMSMQEAPLVHGKISTKETEKLYGLTISHAENNSKSAGVEGVMVDAWWGLVEKDGPLNYNWEGYAELVKMVEKHGLKLQVVMSFHQCGGNVGDSCSIPLPPWVLEEIRKNPDLVYTDRLGRRNPEYISLGCDSVPVLRGRTPIQAYTDYMRSFRERFRDYLGRVIVEIQVGMGPCGELRYPSYPESNGMWKFPGIGEFQCYDKYMRASLEAAAEAIGQKDWGKGGPHDSGHYKQVPEETDFFKRDGTWNTEYGQFFLEWYSRKLLEHGDRILAAAKGTFHGTGAKLSAKVAGIHWHYRTRSHAAELTAGYYNTRHHDGYVPIAQMFSKHGVVFNFTCMEMRDGEQPEYANCSPEGLVRQVKMATKIARVELAGENALERYDAGSYAQVLATSRSDSGNGLSAFTYLRMNKRLFEGDNWRHLVEFVKNMSEGGRKISECDSRGTNLYIGFIKDKTVEKKEVALV